A window of Polaribacter litorisediminis contains these coding sequences:
- a CDS encoding prephenate dehydratase — MQKTIAIQGAEGSNHHKVARDFYGAAIQLKECMSFDSLVASLLDNSADLGVMALENTIAGSIIPNYALIDQNNLHITGEEYLNIHHHLMALKGQKMHDIKEVWSHPMALLQCKEFFKNYPHIRLVEDVDTAEVAKRISKENLVGIAAIAPKIAAEIFDLVVLEDEIQTIKENSTRFVIVQTTAPQNGIDQINKASLKFQLNHKRGSLAAILNVLSDCKMNLTKIQSLPVIKTPWKYSFFVDITFEDYNEYQKAITIIEIMAEEFKILGAYKNGRR, encoded by the coding sequence ATGCAAAAAACGATCGCCATACAAGGAGCAGAAGGCTCAAATCATCATAAAGTTGCACGCGATTTTTATGGTGCTGCTATTCAATTAAAAGAATGCATGTCTTTTGATAGTTTGGTGGCTAGTTTATTAGACAATTCTGCAGACCTTGGCGTTATGGCTTTAGAGAATACGATTGCGGGTTCTATAATTCCTAATTACGCTTTAATAGACCAAAATAATCTACATATTACAGGTGAAGAATACTTAAATATTCATCATCATTTAATGGCTTTGAAAGGGCAGAAGATGCACGATATTAAAGAGGTTTGGTCGCATCCAATGGCATTGTTACAGTGTAAAGAATTCTTTAAAAATTATCCTCATATTCGATTGGTAGAAGATGTCGATACTGCCGAAGTAGCTAAAAGAATATCCAAAGAAAATTTAGTAGGTATTGCAGCAATAGCTCCAAAAATAGCCGCAGAAATTTTTGATTTAGTAGTTCTTGAAGATGAAATTCAGACGATAAAAGAGAATTCAACTCGGTTTGTAATTGTACAAACTACAGCACCTCAAAACGGAATTGATCAAATAAATAAGGCGTCTTTAAAATTTCAACTAAATCATAAGAGAGGAAGTTTAGCCGCAATTTTAAATGTATTAAGCGATTGTAAAATGAACTTAACCAAAATTCAATCCTTACCAGTAATTAAAACCCCTTGGAAATATTCCTTTTTTGTAGATATAACTTTTGAAGATTATAACGAATATCAAAAAGCAATTACGATTATAGAAATTATGGCAGAAGAATTCAAGATTTTGGGAGCCTATAAAAACGGCAGGCGTTAG
- a CDS encoding prephenate dehydrogenase has protein sequence MKNIFCIGIGLIGGSFAIDIKKNSPDVVIYGISRKDETLNKALELNLIDKKATLDDLENADLVIVSIPVDATVKLLPTILDKISDNGLVVDAGSTKEAICKVVEHHPKRRNFLACHPIAGTEKSGPTAAISGLYKGKTNIICEVEKTTFKLQEKALKLFTDIGMRIRYMDPVSHDKHIAYVSHLSHISAFMLGKTVINKEKNERDIFDMAGSGFESTVRLAKSSPAMWTPIFKQNKENVIETLEEYINNLQHFKELMQQDNFSEIFNQMENTNYIKQILNGIK, from the coding sequence ATGAAAAATATATTTTGTATTGGTATTGGTTTAATTGGCGGTAGTTTTGCCATCGACATTAAAAAAAATAGCCCAGACGTTGTAATCTACGGAATTAGCAGAAAGGATGAAACCTTAAACAAGGCTTTAGAATTGAATCTAATCGACAAAAAAGCAACGTTAGATGATTTAGAAAATGCAGACTTGGTCATTGTTTCTATTCCTGTCGATGCAACCGTAAAATTACTGCCCACTATTTTAGATAAAATATCAGATAATGGTTTGGTGGTCGATGCTGGATCCACAAAGGAAGCAATTTGTAAAGTGGTTGAACATCATCCAAAAAGAAGAAATTTTTTAGCCTGTCACCCAATTGCAGGAACCGAAAAATCAGGACCTACAGCAGCTATTTCTGGCTTATATAAAGGGAAAACCAATATTATTTGCGAAGTAGAAAAGACAACTTTTAAGCTTCAAGAAAAAGCATTAAAGCTTTTTACAGACATTGGGATGCGTATTCGCTACATGGATCCTGTTTCTCATGACAAACACATTGCGTATGTTTCGCATTTATCGCACATCAGTGCTTTTATGTTGGGTAAAACAGTCATCAACAAAGAAAAAAATGAACGCGATATTTTTGATATGGCAGGCTCAGGATTTGAATCTACCGTGCGTTTAGCAAAAAGTTCGCCTGCAATGTGGACACCCATTTTTAAGCAGAATAAAGAAAATGTAATTGAAACATTAGAAGAATACATCAACAATTTACAACATTTTAAAGAGTTGATGCAACAGGATAATTTCTCCGAAATTTTTAATCAAATGGAGAATACAAATTATATAAAACAAATTTTAAACGGCATAAAATAA
- a CDS encoding UDP-glucose--hexose-1-phosphate uridylyltransferase yields MENTNLQDYSHKRYNILTDEWVLVSPHRAKRPWQGQNEEISSEKRPAHDSSCYLCATNTRINGEINPDYKDVFVFTNDFAALQKDSPSFQFHEGLLQAKSETGICKVICFSPDHSKSLAEMAVEDIKKVVQAWQKEYTTLGEIEGINYVQIFENKGAVMGCSNPHPHGQIWSQSTLPNEVDKKDTQQKIYFNKNKTSLLGDYLQQELAAKERIIFENDDFVVLIPFWAIWPFEAMIAPKKQKKSILELSDDEATNYAEAISVITSVYDKLFNTSFPYSSGIHQAPTDGKENAHWHFHMSFYPPLLRSATVKKFMVGYEMFGSPQRDITAEIAAKRLKDLL; encoded by the coding sequence ATGGAAAACACAAATTTACAAGATTACTCTCACAAGAGATATAATATTTTAACGGATGAATGGGTTTTAGTTTCTCCGCATAGAGCAAAACGTCCTTGGCAAGGGCAGAACGAAGAAATTTCTTCAGAAAAAAGACCTGCTCATGATTCGAGCTGTTATTTATGTGCAACAAATACTAGAATAAACGGAGAGATAAATCCTGATTATAAAGATGTATTTGTTTTTACAAACGATTTTGCCGCACTTCAAAAAGATTCACCCTCTTTTCAATTTCATGAAGGTTTGTTACAAGCAAAAAGCGAAACAGGTATTTGCAAAGTAATCTGTTTTAGCCCAGATCATTCTAAAAGTTTGGCAGAAATGGCGGTGGAAGATATTAAAAAAGTGGTACAGGCTTGGCAAAAAGAATATACAACTTTAGGCGAAATTGAAGGAATCAACTATGTTCAAATTTTTGAAAATAAAGGCGCAGTAATGGGGTGTAGTAATCCGCACCCGCATGGACAAATATGGAGTCAATCTACTTTACCAAATGAAGTTGATAAAAAAGATACTCAACAAAAGATCTATTTTAATAAAAACAAAACGAGTCTTTTAGGTGATTATTTACAGCAAGAATTAGCAGCAAAAGAAAGAATTATTTTTGAAAACGATGATTTTGTTGTGTTGATTCCGTTTTGGGCAATTTGGCCTTTCGAAGCCATGATTGCGCCTAAAAAACAAAAAAAGAGCATTTTAGAATTGTCTGATGATGAAGCTACAAATTATGCAGAAGCAATTTCGGTAATTACTAGTGTGTATGATAAATTATTTAACACTTCTTTTCCGTATTCTAGTGGAATTCATCAAGCACCTACAGATGGCAAAGAAAATGCACATTGGCACTTTCATATGAGTTTTTATCCGCCTTTATTAAGGAGTGCAACCGTCAAAAAATTTATGGTAGGTTATGAAATGTTCGGTTCTCCGCAAAGAGATATCACTGCTGAAATAGCTGCAAAAAGATTGAAAGATTTGTTATGA
- a CDS encoding pyridoxal phosphate-dependent aminotransferase: protein MITPAKRLDTVQEYYFSKKLREVRGLMAAGKPIINMGIGSPDLQPPIKVIEAIQGSLNDAAAHKYQSYQGLPELRTAIANFYKNKFSVNFNPEDEVLPLMGSKEGIMHISMAFLNEGDQVLIPNPGYPTYTSVTKLVGAVPLFYDLSDATNWQPNFEALESQDLSNVKIMWVNYPHMPTGTNATLEMFQKLVEFGKKHQILIINDNPYSFILNENPLSILQVEGAKDIALELNSLSKTFNMAGWRVGMVLGNANFISEILKVKSNMDSGMFYGIQKGAIEALQLSNDWFHQQDKVYKERRDLIWQLADKLDCSYDTNSTGLFVWAKIPEGKKSEEITDSILYDKDIFITPGTIFGSQGEGYIRFSLCVTSEIITEAINRIQ from the coding sequence ATGATTACACCAGCAAAAAGATTAGACACCGTTCAAGAATACTATTTCTCTAAAAAATTAAGAGAAGTTAGAGGTTTAATGGCGGCAGGAAAACCAATTATCAATATGGGAATTGGCTCTCCAGATTTACAACCGCCTATAAAGGTCATTGAAGCAATTCAAGGAAGTTTAAACGATGCAGCAGCGCATAAATACCAGTCATATCAAGGTTTGCCTGAGTTAAGAACGGCTATTGCTAATTTTTATAAAAATAAATTTTCTGTAAATTTTAATCCAGAAGATGAAGTGTTGCCTTTAATGGGCAGCAAAGAAGGAATTATGCATATTTCGATGGCTTTTTTAAATGAAGGCGATCAAGTTTTAATTCCGAATCCAGGATATCCCACCTATACTTCTGTAACAAAGTTAGTGGGCGCAGTGCCTCTTTTTTATGATTTAAGTGATGCGACAAATTGGCAGCCAAATTTTGAAGCCTTAGAGAGTCAAGATTTAAGCAATGTTAAAATTATGTGGGTCAATTATCCGCATATGCCAACCGGAACGAACGCAACGCTAGAAATGTTTCAAAAATTAGTTGAATTCGGAAAGAAGCATCAAATTTTAATCATTAATGACAATCCGTATAGTTTTATTTTAAACGAAAACCCTCTTAGTATTTTGCAAGTAGAAGGCGCAAAAGACATTGCTTTAGAATTAAATTCTTTGAGTAAAACATTTAATATGGCGGGTTGGCGTGTTGGAATGGTTTTAGGAAATGCCAATTTTATCAGCGAGATTTTAAAAGTAAAAAGTAATATGGATTCGGGTATGTTTTACGGAATTCAAAAAGGTGCTATTGAAGCGTTGCAGTTATCGAATGACTGGTTTCATCAACAAGATAAAGTTTATAAAGAACGGAGAGATTTAATTTGGCAATTGGCAGATAAATTAGATTGTAGCTATGATACAAACTCAACAGGATTGTTTGTTTGGGCAAAGATTCCTGAAGGAAAAAAATCAGAAGAAATTACAGACTCGATTTTATATGATAAAGATATTTTTATCACACCAGGAACCATTTTTGGCAGTCAAGGCGAAGGATATATACGTTTTTCATTGTGTGTAACCTCAGAAATTATTACAGAAGCAATTAACAGAATTCAATAG
- a CDS encoding bifunctional 3-deoxy-7-phosphoheptulonate synthase/chorismate mutase type II, with protein MKNTKELRTWLDDMKLNHPLVIAGPCSAETEEQVLKIAHELKDSDVNYFRAGIWKPRTRPGNFEGVGALGLGWLKKVKEETGMKTCTEVANAAHVKLAIENDVDLLWIGARSTVSPFIMQEIADALEGTDKIVLVKNPVNPDLALWLGGIERLYIAGIKNLGAIHRGFSTYEKTKYRNIPEWQLAIEFQNRFPDLPLICDPSHITGDREMIQDVSQVALDLNFDGLMIETHFDPENAWSDAAQQVTPTKLKSIMEELKIKKETETASSYREPLENLRAQINVVDDQLIDMLGKRMKIADEIGALKKEQNVAVLQSRRWNEILGNMVLEGESRGLSEEFVLRMFKAIHQESINHQEKIING; from the coding sequence ATGAAGAATACAAAAGAATTAAGAACATGGTTGGATGATATGAAATTAAATCATCCTCTAGTAATAGCAGGGCCTTGTAGTGCAGAAACTGAAGAACAAGTTTTAAAAATTGCACACGAATTAAAAGATTCTGATGTAAATTATTTTAGAGCAGGAATTTGGAAGCCAAGAACCAGACCTGGAAATTTTGAAGGTGTGGGTGCTTTAGGTTTAGGCTGGTTAAAAAAGGTAAAGGAAGAAACAGGAATGAAAACCTGTACGGAAGTTGCCAACGCAGCACACGTAAAATTGGCGATTGAAAATGATGTTGATTTGTTATGGATTGGCGCTCGGTCTACCGTATCGCCATTTATTATGCAAGAAATTGCAGATGCTTTAGAAGGTACCGATAAAATTGTTTTAGTAAAAAACCCTGTAAATCCAGATTTAGCTTTGTGGTTAGGTGGAATTGAACGATTATACATTGCCGGAATTAAAAATCTTGGCGCAATTCACAGAGGATTTTCTACCTACGAAAAAACAAAATATAGAAATATTCCTGAGTGGCAATTAGCAATTGAATTTCAAAATAGATTTCCGGATTTGCCGTTAATTTGTGACCCTTCTCATATCACCGGAGACAGAGAAATGATTCAAGATGTTTCGCAAGTAGCCTTAGACTTGAATTTTGATGGTTTAATGATCGAAACACACTTTGATCCTGAAAATGCATGGAGTGATGCTGCTCAGCAAGTAACACCCACAAAGTTGAAATCTATTATGGAAGAATTAAAAATAAAAAAGGAAACAGAAACGGCCTCTAGTTACAGAGAGCCTTTAGAAAATTTAAGAGCTCAGATTAACGTTGTCGATGATCAATTAATTGATATGTTAGGAAAAAGAATGAAAATTGCAGATGAAATAGGGGCCTTAAAAAAAGAGCAAAATGTAGCCGTTTTACAATCTAGACGTTGGAACGAGATTTTAGGCAATATGGTTTTAGAAGGCGAAAGTAGAGGTTTAAGTGAAGAATTTGTATTGAGAATGTTTAAGGCAATTCACCAAGAATCTATCAATCATCAAGAAAAAATTATCAACGGATAG
- a CDS encoding GntR family transcriptional regulator, whose product MQFKSLKTNSGVPKYKQIISSVEDAIVKGSLKKGDKLPSLNAIKNKHSLSRDTVLTAFNELKNRGIIHSIVGKGYYVSTENIAVTQKIFLLFDELNSFKEDLYNSFLNYLGDAIQVDIFFHHFNPEVFSKLINDNIGNYTSYIIMPANLKETEKIIQNLPFDKVYILDQVPDTLSEYSSIYQNFDKDIFEGLSSVITKINKYKKLILVYAKEKQPQGILNGFYTFCNHFNIDYQIVDVIKNETPQKGAIYIVLDDRDLIQIIKKIKEEQFVLAKDIGVISVNDTMLKEIVEGGITTISTDFKLMGKRLAEMILKNEHVKVENPSSLILRKSI is encoded by the coding sequence GTGCAATTTAAATCTCTAAAAACAAATTCGGGCGTACCCAAATACAAACAGATTATTTCTTCTGTGGAAGATGCTATCGTAAAGGGTTCGCTAAAAAAGGGAGATAAATTACCTTCCTTAAACGCTATTAAGAATAAACATTCTCTATCTAGAGATACAGTTCTTACGGCTTTTAACGAGTTAAAAAATCGTGGAATTATTCACTCTATTGTTGGTAAAGGCTATTATGTTTCAACCGAAAACATTGCTGTAACACAAAAAATATTTTTACTTTTTGATGAGTTAAATTCTTTTAAAGAAGATTTATACAATTCTTTTTTAAATTATTTAGGAGATGCTATTCAAGTAGATATTTTCTTTCACCATTTTAATCCTGAAGTTTTTTCAAAGTTGATCAATGATAATATAGGCAATTATACTTCTTATATAATCATGCCTGCAAATTTAAAAGAAACAGAAAAAATTATACAAAACTTACCTTTTGATAAAGTATATATTTTAGATCAGGTTCCTGATACCTTGTCTGAATATTCGTCTATTTATCAAAATTTTGATAAAGATATTTTTGAAGGCTTATCATCTGTAATTACAAAGATTAATAAGTACAAAAAACTGATTTTAGTATACGCTAAAGAAAAGCAACCACAAGGTATTTTAAATGGGTTTTATACTTTTTGCAATCACTTTAATATTGATTATCAAATAGTAGATGTTATTAAAAATGAAACACCCCAAAAAGGAGCAATTTATATTGTTTTAGACGATAGAGATTTAATACAAATCATTAAAAAAATAAAAGAAGAGCAGTTTGTTTTAGCAAAAGATATTGGTGTTATTTCTGTAAATGATACCATGTTAAAAGAAATTGTAGAAGGTGGTATCACCACAATTTCCACAGATTTTAAATTGATGGGAAAAAGATTGGCAGAAATGATTTTAAAAAATGAGCATGTAAAAGTAGAAAATCCTAGTAGTTTAATTTTAAGAAAATCTATTTAA
- a CDS encoding aldose 1-epimerase, which translates to MYKGKIIKENGFSFIELQNTSKTTKAKICLEEGARLKELKFKQVFLIKEQPNFDYKDSYASSILFPFASRIQEGRYTFKDKMYQFNCNDADKNALHGLVYNKKFKVVHISEGSKFCSVILEYKEVQESPGFPYTYKIQLTYTLFEKEMSLSVKIENTDVKAFPFTVGWHPYFLSDNLSNSTLKFKSDKKIEFDENLITKRVVDFKGEEEFKIEDKQLDDCYILNSDSIEFKTPKYQIEITTNQIENYLQLYTPKDLPMIAIEPMTGISNSFNNQIGLQVLEPKQSYSFLWDLKLNNN; encoded by the coding sequence ATGTATAAAGGTAAAATAATAAAAGAAAATGGGTTTAGTTTTATAGAACTTCAAAATACATCAAAAACTACAAAAGCAAAAATTTGCCTAGAGGAAGGAGCACGTCTTAAAGAATTAAAATTTAAGCAGGTTTTTCTAATTAAAGAGCAACCTAATTTTGATTATAAAGATTCTTATGCTTCTTCTATTTTATTTCCTTTTGCAAGTAGAATTCAAGAAGGTCGCTATACTTTTAAAGATAAAATGTATCAATTTAACTGTAATGATGCAGATAAAAATGCGTTGCATGGATTGGTTTATAACAAGAAATTTAAAGTTGTACATATATCAGAAGGTTCTAAATTCTGTTCAGTAATCTTAGAATATAAAGAGGTACAAGAAAGTCCTGGTTTTCCTTATACCTATAAAATTCAGCTTACCTATACACTTTTTGAAAAAGAAATGAGTTTGTCTGTAAAAATAGAAAATACAGATGTAAAAGCTTTTCCATTTACTGTAGGTTGGCATCCTTATTTTTTAAGTGATAATCTCAGCAACAGTACTTTAAAATTTAAAAGTGATAAAAAAATAGAATTCGATGAAAATTTAATCACTAAAAGAGTGGTTGATTTTAAAGGTGAAGAAGAATTTAAAATTGAAGACAAGCAGCTAGATGATTGCTATATTTTAAACTCAGATAGCATAGAGTTTAAGACACCAAAATATCAAATAGAAATTACCACCAATCAAATAGAAAATTATTTGCAACTATACACGCCAAAAGATTTGCCCATGATTGCCATAGAACCCATGACCGGAATCTCTAATAGTTTTAATAATCAAATAGGATTGCAAGTTTTAGAACCTAAACAGTCTTATTCTTTTCTATGGGATTTAAAATTGAACAATAATTAA
- the galK gene encoding galactokinase, with translation MSAKLTKEVQQQFIETFKTEPILIFSPGRINIIGEHTDYNGGFVFPAAVDKGIAAAIQKSDSGSCIAIALDLDSTIKFQLDSLKPSKEGSWENYVFGVVAEIQNKNKVIGNFNIIFKGNIPEGAGMSSSAALENSVVFGLNELFNLGLTKTEMILISQKAEHNYVGVKCGIMDQYASMFGIKENALLLDCRTMESKPYQIDFKDHQLLLINTNVKHSLSDSAYNDRRSACETIAAILKVETLRDVTEKDLVKIIDTVTPENYQKALYVIQEIERTQKAAKAIEENDLETLGTLIYASHNGLQNQYKVSCDELDFLVAQAKKNKHVLGARMMGGGFGGCTINLIAKTAAKSFGESASKAYQNKFDKDCSVYFVNLSDGTHIVK, from the coding sequence ATGAGTGCAAAACTAACCAAGGAAGTACAACAGCAATTTATAGAAACGTTTAAAACGGAACCTATCTTAATTTTTTCTCCAGGAAGAATTAATATTATAGGAGAACATACAGATTATAATGGGGGTTTTGTTTTTCCGGCAGCAGTAGACAAAGGGATTGCAGCGGCTATTCAAAAAAGTGATTCAGGCTCTTGCATAGCAATCGCTTTAGATTTAGACAGCACCATTAAGTTTCAGTTAGACTCCCTAAAACCATCTAAAGAAGGCAGTTGGGAAAATTATGTGTTTGGGGTTGTTGCCGAAATTCAAAACAAAAACAAAGTTATAGGCAATTTTAACATCATCTTTAAAGGAAATATTCCTGAGGGTGCAGGCATGTCTTCATCAGCGGCTTTAGAAAATAGTGTGGTTTTTGGTTTAAATGAATTGTTTAATTTAGGACTCACAAAAACAGAAATGATTCTGATTTCACAAAAAGCTGAACACAATTATGTTGGTGTAAAATGTGGCATTATGGATCAATATGCAAGCATGTTTGGTATTAAAGAAAATGCGTTGTTGTTAGATTGTAGAACTATGGAATCTAAACCGTATCAAATAGATTTTAAAGACCATCAATTATTACTCATCAATACAAATGTAAAACACAGTTTGTCTGATAGCGCTTATAATGACAGGCGTTCTGCTTGCGAAACGATTGCTGCAATTTTAAAAGTTGAGACTTTAAGAGATGTTACTGAAAAAGATTTAGTAAAAATTATAGATACAGTTACGCCAGAAAATTATCAAAAAGCATTGTATGTAATTCAAGAAATAGAAAGAACACAAAAAGCAGCGAAAGCTATTGAAGAAAATGATTTAGAAACTTTAGGTACTTTAATTTACGCATCGCATAATGGTTTGCAAAATCAATACAAAGTAAGTTGTGATGAGTTAGATTTTTTAGTAGCGCAAGCAAAGAAAAACAAACATGTTTTAGGAGCAAGAATGATGGGTGGCGGTTTTGGTGGTTGTACAATTAACCTAATTGCAAAAACAGCCGCAAAATCTTTCGGGGAATCCGCTTCTAAAGCCTATCAAAATAAATTTGATAAAGACTGTTCTGTATATTTTGTAAATCTTTCTGATGGCACACATATAGTAAAATAA